The Chanodichthys erythropterus isolate Z2021 chromosome 12, ASM2448905v1, whole genome shotgun sequence genome contains a region encoding:
- the rhoh gene encoding rho-related GTP-binding protein RhoH: protein MNGLAETSVKCVLVGDCAVGKTALLVRFTSETFPESYRPTVYENTGVDVFMDGIQISLGLWDTAGHDTFRQIRPMSYQQADVVLLCYSVANPNSLSNLRQKWIAEVREFLPRVPVLVVATQTDHREIGPYRANCTTASEGKQVAQEIRAKGYLECSALSNRGVQQVFECAVRTAVNRARRRTRRRLLDLNPCKVS, encoded by the coding sequence ATGAACGGGTTGGCAGAGACCTCAGTGAAATGCGTACTGGTTGGGGACTGTGCGGTGGGTAAAACTGCACTTCTTGTACGATTCACTTCTGAAACGTTCCCAGAAAGCTATAGACCCACTGTCTATGAAAACACTGGAGTTGATGTTTTCATGGATGGAATCCAGATTAGCTTGGGACTGTGGGATACAGCAGGACATGATACATTCCGGCAAATCCGCCCCATGTCCTATCAGCAGGCGGATGTGGTTTTGCTATGTTATTCGGTAGCAAATCCAAATTCGTTAAGCAATTTGCGGCAAAAATGGATCGCCGAAGTGAGGGAATTTCTTCCTAGGGTACCTGTGCTGGTTGTTGCCACACAGACAGACCATCGTGAGATAGGCCCGTATCGTGCCAACTGCACCACGGCCTCAGAGGGCAAACAAGTGGCACAAGAGATCCGTGCCAAAGGATATCTGGAATGCTCGGCTCTCAGCAATCGAGGTGTGCAACAGGTTTTTGAGTGTGCTGTTCGAACGGCTGTTAATCGGGCAAGAAGACGGACAAGGCGGAGACTCCTTGACTTAAACCCCTGTAAAGTTTCCTGA
- the n4bp2 gene encoding NEDD4-binding protein 2, translating to MPKKKKNGLSPSRAPMQAAAEYGSGSESRAHGANGSFVTRADSSYNNFGSMQSRSDQLESQRRDEIIQSMQEMFSHLDPEVIYMVLSEADFKVDNAMDSLLELSDAAEGIVPPPPPVSGFEQAAALLGTNTTQTDLLSGMAESFAFSNQPASQPELSPGETHLTEEFDALIDQELETLTSQQTQASSHPPMSSIPLSSLPPPSQSIPRSLLPLTSQTQLPSPQTLPEDVEQASNSDPRLSEARGGTSPVSELSFGGVHIPETKTISLDFSHLTVEASSTEPRPSAFQVYRRPDQLCNHTAATRRQEALSTPAMFWNTQAAEFHPRTMGPSFITPVIPNPTPWSTNPITAAQWLAHGPIRQAPLKPSATVPKSWTLPTRNRLKLEGQVLVLLRGAPGSGKTTLANAMLAQNPRGVVLSTDEYFTRNGQYQFEPNLLGEAHEWNHQRAKDAFEKGQSPIIIDNTNMQCWEMKPYVAMALKHGYKVLFREPDTWWKTKPRELEKRTRHHVTKEKIRRILERYDRFVSVQSIMNSQRPEPVPSVVDLTQTETEQTQQSLPPGLSHPDLVGDSGLSKLNTHLSSSLPDVSSVRQTCSTISAGEEEGQIVSYSSKESIFLHENILEGSGTPPSDLIDAEGLDLELDLLDTEKNMGNLSSGKTEELVESAHEKFSELPVAFSESIAQRVRRERVNCRNPLGTSEPVNSDPSVDSPGQAKEGGCEGESLSEDKILRPELLDFVGDWPLESQGQRQRRRQNLRDKTVKNTVLESSVVEHKDNTSSDEEKHSDTDKQNAVEFQKLVDLLQGGRNSPGFYQDTTPTKLTTLRSPSFGEKQGNLNLENVICPELPDCVLGRMFSECTDPRKDYSNTPSTSKQRVDPIEQCSKESAEKSTQEEAEQEDNVASEEKCRISPNVQDTLCSKVAIDSESSLDRRRGLSRRMGKSCKLALTFTNQNPSSPCSQSPVISHLPSDLPPTGETPSLPMVSCPSASAQTNPQDFALLWRIDQLKCSELALDLSSSSMFVLEGNSLRFTPKTNEEESACQQRVPYRVVHEKGSQVEENDFKEAHSKQQNLEILSRHFRRVSMDILEDLYEKCHQDMEWTTNLLLDSGEQLYKDDEDDKVSLGCLVLEKESCEPFIEQSETVMGPESDQARDVCSDNSSNSSASSISPKSQETNLSDVSQADDDWSPGQSSQSEAEGSEEASMTKEKCESEPSFESIKQLTEDTKVQLEVPAANEQQPDKIGLQGPGQQEILVTQSEQVVQCLEGAFKEWREEVGGEKLKEDEETKAEVNAITQLLLHQVDEMERKEKEERKELENEKKRTGQGRREPSSMDIQTLELKLPTELALQLTELFGPVGVSPGAFSSDDCAVQIDLNLAKLLHQKWKETIQEKHRQAALSYQLMHESSVQWGESQGNETRLRDQLGLHEEIPFMDHWAAPSAPVSLRDIMIEEQVMQDSMEKSRSSRRDLDKKDGAAKLKENQLFSTFPTIDRHFLRDIFRDHNYCLEQTEQFMHSLLDDGPVKNVVAPEPAPQRSGAHRGSSKERRWKPRDGDVEAAQFQDSEDPEYEDFRTEATVQRRQQIESFNKAAEAHRQGRKDVASFYAQQGHMHGEKMREANHRAAMQIFQRVNASLLPQNILDLHGLHVDEALYHLSYVLTEKNLECRQGLCRPQLSIITGRGNHSQGGVARIRPAVLDYLKNQHYSYTEPKTGLVLVTLH from the exons ATgccaaagaaaaagaaaaatggacTGAGTCCCTCCCGAGCCCCGATGCAGGCGGCGGCTGAGTACGGGAGCGGTTCCGAGAGTCGAGCACACGGAGCAAATGGATCTTTTGTGACCCGGGCGGACTCATCGTATAATAACTTTGGGTCCATGCAGTCCAGGAGTGATCAGTTGGAATCTCAAAGGCGAGACGAAATCATCCAGAGCATGCAGGAGatgttttcacacctggatcCAGAAGTCATTTACATGGTACTCTCAGAGGCAGATTTTAAAG TGGACAACGCAATGGATTCTCTTTTGGAGCTGTCAGATGCTGCTGAGGGCATAGTCCCACCCCCTCCTCCTGTCTCAGGGTTTGAGCAAGCTGCTGCTCTCCTGGGTACCAACACCACTCAGACAGACCTCCTCAGTGGAATGGCAGAGAGCTTTGCCTTTTCAAACCAGCCTGCATCTCAGCCGGAGCTCAGTCCTGGTGAAACACACCTGACAGAAGAGTTTGATGCTCTCATAGATCAGGAACTTGAGACTTTGACATCACAGCAGACACAAGCTAGCTCCCATCCTCCAATGTCCTCCATACCTCTCTCTTCTCTTCCCCCTCCTTCTCAATCAATCCCTCGCTCCTTGCTGCCTCTTACATCCCAGACCCAGCTTCCATCGCCTCAGACCTTACCAGAGGATGTTGAGCAGGCCTCTAACTCTGACCCCAGGCTCAGTGAGGCCCGTGGCGGTACTTCACCTGTGAGTGAATTAAGTTTCGGTGGGGTCCATATCCCAGAGACGAAAACCATATCTCTTGACTTCAGTCACCTAACAGTGGAGGCCAGCTCTACTGAACCACGACCCTCTGCCTTTCAGGTTTACCGTAGACCTGACCAACTCTGTAACCACACAGCGGCAACGCGGCGTCAAGAAGCACTCAGCACACCTGCCATGTTCTGGAACACTCAGGCTGCTGAGTTTCATCCCCGCACTATGGGGCCATCATTCATTACACCTGTCATTCCTAACCCCACCCCTTGGAGCACTAACCCCATTACTGCTGCTCAGTGGTTAGCTCATGGACCTATCAGACAAGCACCTCTGAAGCCTTCTGCAACTGTACCAAAGTCATGGACTCTGCCCACTAGGAACAGACTCAAATTGGAAGGGCAGGTGTTGGTGTTACTTAGAGGGGCTCCTGGATCAGGCAAAACCACCCTTGCCAA TGCTATGTTGGCACAGAATCCTAGAGGGGTTGTATTGAGCACTGATGAGTATTTCACTCGAAATGGACAATACCAATTTGAACCAAATTTACTAGGAGAGGCCCATGAGTGGAATCACCAGAGAG CAAAAGATGCTTTTGAAAAAGGCCAGTCACCCATCATAATAGACAACACCAATATGCAATGTTGGGAGATGAAACCATACGTTGCCATG GCACTGAAACATGGGTATAAGGTGCTGTTTCGTGAGCCAGATACCTGGTGGAAAACTAAACCTAGAGAGCTGGAGAA gcgcacAAGGCACCATGTAACAAAGGAGAAGATCCGACGCATATTAGAACGGTATGACCGATTTGTCTCTGTTCAgagcatcatgaattcacaaaGACCAGAACCAGTGCCAAGTGTTGTGGATTTGACCCAAACAGAGACTGAGCAAACACA ACAATCTTTACCCCCTGGCCTTAGTCATCCTGATCTTGTTGGTGACTCAGGGTTGAgcaaactgaacacacatctttCCTCATCTCTGCCCGATGTGTCCTCTGTTAGGCAGACTTGCAGTACCATTTCTGCGGGTGAGGAAGAAGGTCAAATAGTCTCGTACAGTTCCAAGGAGTCTATATTTTTGCATGAGAACATTCTGGAAGGGTCTGGAACACCTCCGTCTGATCTGATTGATGCTGAAGGGTTAGACTTGGAGCTAGATCTTCTGgacacagaaaaaaacatgggAAATTTGAGTAGcgggaaaactgaagaattagTTGAGTCAGCGCACGAGAAGTTTTCAGAGCTGCCTGTGGCATTTTCAGAGTCCATTGCTCAGCGTGTGAGGAGGGAGAGAGTGAATTGTAGAAATCCCCTTGGAACAAGTGAACCCGTGAATTCTGACCCCAGTGTTGACTCTCCAGGGCAAGCTAAGGAGGGGGGATGTGAAGGTGAGTCTCTTTCTGAGGACAAAATACTGAGGCCAGAGCTGTTGGATTTTGTGGGGGACTGGCCACTGGAGTCTCAAGGTCAACGTCAAAGAAGACGGCAGAATTTAAGGGATAAAACTGTTAAGAACACTGTTTTGGAATCCAGTGTTGTTGAACATAAAGATAATACTTCTTCCGATGAAGAAAAGCATTCTGACACTGACAAGCAGAATGCAGTTGAATTTCAAAAACTTGTAGATCTACTGCAAGGTGGAAGAAACTCTCCAGGTTTTTACCAAGATACAACTCCAACTAAACTGACTACTCTACGTTCTCCTTCCTTTGGTGAAAAACAGGGTAACTTGAACCTAGAGAATGTGATTTGCCCTGAACTCCCTGACTGTGTGCTGGGAAGGATGTTCTCTGAGTGCACTGACCCAAGAAAGGATTACTCTAATACACCAAGTACATCAAAACAGAGAGTAGACCCGATTGAGCAGTGTAGTAAAGAGTCTGCTGAGAAGAGCACACAGGAGGAGGCTGAGCAAGAGGACAATGTAGCATCAGAGGAGAAATGCAGAATCAGCCCAAATGTCCAAGATACTCTGTGTTCAAAGGTTGCCATAGACTCAGAGAGCAGTCTGGACAGACGGAGAGGTCTTAGCAGAAGAATGGGGAAATCTTGTAAATTGGCACTTACCTTCACCAATCAAAACCCTTCGTCACCCTGCTCACAATCTCCAGTTATTTCACATCTGCCTTCTGATCTTCCACCTACGGGGGAAACACCTTCATTGCCCATGGTGTCATGTCCCAGTGCCTCTGCCCAAACAAACCCTCAGGACTTTGCTTTGCTTTGGCGAATTGACCAGCTGAAATGCTCTGAATTAGCTTTGGACTTATCTAGTAGTAGTATGTTTGTTTTGGAGGGAAACTCTTTGCGTTTCACCCCAAAAACAAATGAAGAGGAGTCTGCCTGCCAACAGAGAGTGCCGTACCGTGTGGTCCATGAGAAAGGTTCTCAAGTGGAAGAGAATGACTTTAAAGAAGCCCACTCTAAACAACAAAACCTTGAGATTCTGAGTCGCCATTTCAGACGCGTTTCCATGGATATTCTGGAGGACCTTTACGAGAAGTGCCATCAAGATATGGAGTGGACAACTAACTTGTTGCTAGATTCTGGAGAACAGCTGTATAAAGATGATGAGGATGACAAAGTTAGCTTGGGGTGTTTGGTTCTTGAGAAAGAgtcatgtgaaccatttataGAACAGTCAGAAACTGTGATGGGTCCAGAAAGTGACCAGGCTAGAGATGTGTGCTCTGATAACTCCAGCAACAGTTCAGCAAGTAGCATCAGTCCCAAGTCCCAAGAAACTAACCTTAGTGACGTTAGCCAAGCTGATGATGATTGGAGCCCAGGTCAAAGTTCACAAAGTGAAGCTGAAGGATCTGAGGAAGCCAGCATGACAAAGGAGAAATGTGAGTCTGAACCTTCCTTTGAATCAATAAAGCAGCTGACAGAAGACACCAAAGTACAACTGGAGGTTCCGGCAGCTAATGAACAACAGCCAGACAAAATAGGTCTGCAAGGTCCAGGGCAGCAAGAGATATTAGTGACACAAAGTGAGCAAGTTGTTCAATGCCTGGAGGGAGCATTTAAGGAATGGCGTGAAGAGGTGGGAGGAGAGAAATTAAAGGAGGATGAAGAGACAAAAGCAGAGGTGAATGCCATAACACAGTTACTACTGCATCAGGTTGACGAAATGGAGCGCAAAGAAAAAGAGGAGAGGAAGGAACTAGAAAACGAgaaaaaaagaactggacagggGAGAAGAGAACCAAGTTCAATGGACATACAAACACTGGAGCTGAAACTTCCAACTGAACTTGCATTGCAGCTCACTGAACTTTTTGGACCTGTTGGGGTCAGTCCAG GTGCATTTTCATCAGATGACTGTGCAGTGCAAATTGACTTGAACTTGGCCAAACTTCTGCACCAAAAATGGAAAGAGACTATTCAA GAGAAACACAGGCAGGCAGCTCTGTCCTATCAGCTAATGCACGAGA GTTCCGTCCAATGGGGTGAATCGCAGGGAAACGAAACCAGGCTGAGGGACCAATTAGGTTTGCATGAAGAAATTCCTTTTATGGATCACTGGGCTGCACCTTCTGCTCCTGTCTCACTGAGGGACATCATGATTGAAGAGCAGGTCATGCAAGACAGCATGGAGAAG TCCAGGTCAAGTCGAAGGGACCTGGATAAGAAAGATGGTGCAGCCAAGTTAAAGGAGAACCAGCTGTTTTCCACATTCCCCACCATAGACCGACATTTCCTCAGGGATATCTTCAGAGATCACAA ttACTGTCTGGAGCAGACCGAACAGTTTATGCATTCTCTGTTGGATGACGGGCCAGTCAAAAATGTAGTGGCTCCTGAACCTGCCCCTCAGCGCAGTGGTGCTCACAGAGGTTCAAGCAAAGAGCGG AGATGGAAACCGAGAGATGGGGATGTGGAAGCAGCTCAATTCCAGGATTCGGAGGATCCGGAATATGAGGACTTCCGCACAGAGGCAACAGTGCAGAGACGTCAGCAAATAGAGTCTTTTAACAAGGCAGCTGAAGCCCATCGACAAGGACGCAAGGACGTGGCTAGTTTCTACGCACAACAG GGTCACATGCATGGAGAGAAGATGCGTGAAGCTAACCATCGAGCAGCCATGCAGATATTCCAGCGAGTGAATGCTTCACTCCTGCCTCAGAATATTCTAGATCTCCATGGACTGCATGTGGATGAGGCCCTTTATCATCTCAGTTATGTTCTCACTGAAAAGAATTTGG AATGCCGTCAGGGTTTGTGTCGGCCTCAGCTGTCGATCATCACGGGAAGAGGCAATCACAGCCAAGGGGGAGTGGCACGCATCAGACCTGCCGTACTAGACTACCTCAAAAACCAACACTACAG TTATACTGAGCCTAAGACCGGATTGGTGCTGGTCACACTTCATTAA